A portion of the Lolium rigidum isolate FL_2022 chromosome 1, APGP_CSIRO_Lrig_0.1, whole genome shotgun sequence genome contains these proteins:
- the LOC124683262 gene encoding acyl transferase 5-like — translation MRCGFARALVPYYPVAGRITPSGLAVDCTGEGVWFVEAAASCALADVDGLESFPLPIPGELLLPRPPPGEKLDGLILMAQATRFTCGGFAVGITFSHTVFDGYGAARFLTAVGELARGLPAPSVAPVWDRHLIPDPPSPPPPFFAVVTEFSRLVTQVADISAESIQRVKKEFKQAAGEGCSTFDAVAAVVFKCRALALAGALPDVADVRVSFPAGTRHLLRDVLPEVDGYYGNCVYLGCVGRTSRAARESAMAELVGAVREAKEAVAAGFADWRRGVYRYDVPLDYSTAILSDASRLGFDEVDYGFGMPGFYTYPHDDKANFAATLLVVRPPAPRRGGVRVLIRCVEEPHAAIFAAELAKFA, via the coding sequence atGCGCTGCGGGTTTGCGAGGGCGCTTGTGCCGTACTACCCGGTGGCCGGTCGCATCACCCCGTCCGGCCTAGCGGTGGACTGCACTGGTGAGGGCGTCTGGTTCGTGGAGGCCGCCGCGAGCTGCGCGCTCGCCGACGTGGACGGCCTTGAGTCCTTCCCTCTGCCCATCCCCGGGGAGCTCCTCCTCCCGCGCCCTCCCCCAGGCGAGAAGCTCGACGGCCTCATTCTCATGGCTCAGGCGACGAGGTTCACCTGCGGTGGGTTCGCCGTTGGGATCACCTTCAGCCACACCGTGTTTGACGGGTACGGCGCGGCGCGGTTCCTGACGGCTGTGGGGGAGCTAGCGCGGGGGCTCCCAGCGCCGTCGGTGGCTCCGGTGTGGGACCGCCACTTGATCCCTGACCCGCCCAGCCCGCCGCCCCCGTTTTTCGCGGTCGTCACGGAGTTCAGCCGGCTCGTGACCCAGGTGGCGGACATCTCGGCGGAGAGCATCCAGCGCGTCAAGAAAGAGTTCAAGCAGGCTGCGGGGGAGGGCTGCTCCACCTTCGACGCGGTGGCAGCCGTCGTGTTTAAGTGCCGCGCGCTGGCACTGGCGGGGGCGCTCCCGGACGTCGCCGATGTCCGGGTCAGCTTCCCTGCCGGCACGCGACACCTCCTCCGCGACGTGCTGCCGGAAGTGGACGGGTACTACGGCAACTGCGTGTACCTGGGGTGCGTCGGTAGGACCAGCAGAGCCGCCCGGGAGTCGGCAATGGCGGAGTTGGTCGGCGCAGTACGGGAGGCGAAGGAGGCCGTCGCTGCGGGGTTCGCGGACTGGAGACGCGGCGTCTATCGCTACGACGTGCCGCTGGACTACAGCACGGCCATTCTGTCGGACGCGAGCCGCCTCGGGTTCGACGAGGTGGACTACGGCTTCGGCATGCCCGGCTTCTATACGTACCCGCACGACGACAAGGCCAACTTCGCCGCGACGCTCCTAGTCGTCAGGCCGCCGGCGCCCAGGCGCGGGGGCGTCCGGGTGCTGATCCGCTGCGTCGAGGAGCCGCACGCCGCCATCTTCGCTGCCGAGCTCGCCAAGTTTGCCTAG